The Nitrospirota bacterium nucleotide sequence AGGGGTGGCCCGACAGCGGAGAAGATTGGTCTGAAAAAATCGCAAGTGAATTATGTAATTTGCTCGGACTCCCACATGCTAACTATGATCTTGCTGTCTGGAATGGCAGGAAAGGTGTTGTGAGCCCTAATTTTGTCCCAAGGGGTGGTCGACTCGTGCACGGTAATGAATTGTTAGCGAAAATCCTATCTCAATATCCGGAAAGGAAGTTCTATAAAGTACGCCAACATAACCTAAGGATTGTGATGACTATTGTTAAAGATATAAGGATAATGGTGCCAATTGGTTGGGATATTTTTGCGGGGGTTACATCGGCAGTGGATGTTTTTGTTGGCTACCTTATGCTGGATGCATGGATTGCTAATCAGGATCGGCATCATGGGAATTGGGCTCTAGTGGTTAACGATAATTTGCACATTCATTTGGCCCCATCCTATGACCATGCCTCCTGCTTAGGAAGAAACGAGACTGATAAGGACAGAGAAGACAGGCTGGTAACTCGTGATAAGCGAAGAGGTATGCAACGATATGTGGAAAAAGCTAATTCTGCATTTTACATGCGTCCTAAAGATCCATACCCAATGTCAACTTTTGAGGCATTTCGTGCGGCATTTGATATACATCCAGTTGCAGCTAAGTCATGGCTCCTACGCCTTGAAAATATATCCTTCCGAGATGTACAGTCCCTATTCGAGCAGATCCCCCATGATCGTATAAATGATGTTGCTATTAAATTTGCCATGAAAATTATTGAACTCAACCAACAACGTCTTCTAACATTGAAAGAGACTTAGAATGAAAAAATTGTACCTAATTTGGCAAGACCCTAAAACACGCCGGTGGTTCCCGGTAGGACGATTAACTTACAACGATAAGGTGTATTGTTTCATGTACACCAAAGGTGCCAAGAAAGCTTCTAATTTTATTCCATTAGGACGGATGTCAAATCTGGAAGTTCCGTACGAATCGAGTGAATTATTCCCATTGTTTGCTAACCGATTACTGTCTAAGACACGGCCTGAATATGAAAAATTTCTTCACTGGCTTAACTTATATGATAGTGATAGTAATGACAATCCGATTGTATTGCTAGGGCGTAGTGGGGGTATTCGAGAGACGGATTCTATGGAGGTATTTCTATGTCCTCAAAAAGATAAAGACGGTAAATACCATGTGAGCTTCTTTAGCCGCGGTATCCGATATTTGCCCAAGCACGCTTTAGAGGTAATTAATAGCCTTAATCCCAATGACCAACTCTTTATAATGTCAGATCTGCAGAATCCTTCTGATGAGTTTGCAATTGCACTACGGACTGGTGAGCCAGTAACTATAGTTGGTTACTGCCCGAGCTACCTCGCAGAAGATTTCCATAGCTTGTTGAAAGAGTGTGGTCCCAATAGTTTGAAAATAACTGTTGAGAGAGTGAACAGCGATGCACCTACCCAGTTACGTCTTCTTTGTAGTATGATAGCTCCGTGGCCAAATAATTTTGAACCTTGTGATGGTGAGCTTTTCGAGGTACTGCCTGAAAGGGTACTGTAACAAATTTCCATTTGCGGTAGGAATGCCGGTACAGTGAAACGGTCAATTAGAACAGGACTAACACCGGCATGATGCCAACTTGATTTTGCACTCCGAACCATGAGTTTACTTGCTTGTTTGTCGTTGTAAGCGATCAATTAGAACCACCATTAGCATTTCATATTGATTATGGAGTTCTGGACAAGATATTTTATATGGTAGTTGAATTTTACTTTCGCATAGGGATCCCTTTCCAAAAAACTCTTGACATTCCCGGAACGAAAATCCTAATATAGTATTGTTGGTACTTCATTCTTGAAAATAGTATAGATTAAGGTATTTCAGAAAAAAATATTGCAGGATGAGTAATCACATATCCCAAACTACTTTGAAAACTTTTCACATTAAGGGCGCAAGGATAAAAGGATAGATAGATGGATATGTCTCCGTTTATCCTTGCGTCATCATCAATCCTGATTGTTCTGGCTGTTACTATTCTTGTACCCTTATTTGGGCGTAATCAGCGGTTGTTGATTAATGTCTCTTTTCCATTATCCGCGATTGCATCTTGTCTTGCTGTTTCAGCCGGTGTATGGACGGTGTGGAAAGGCGGAAGTGAGTCTTACATCTTACACATGGGTCTTCCTGACCTGCCGTTTCATCTGAGGCTGGATTCATTATCAGGGTTCTTTTTAACAATCGTCGGTCTTTTAGGTCTGTTTGTTTCTATATATTCCATAGGATATGTCAAAGGATTTCTTGCCCACAGGTCTGTCCTGAGGCTGGTTATTTTTTATAACCTCTTCATGGCAGGGATGCTGATGGTGATACTTGCTGATGATGCCTTGTTCTTTCTTATCTCATGGGAGGTCATGGCCGCGGCCTCTTATTTCCTTGTCATGTTTGAGGATGAGAAGGCAGAGAACAGGCGGGCGGCATTTATATATTTAGTTGTTGCCCATGTCGGGGCTATCGCCATCCTCCTTTCCTTTGGAGTGATGGCAGGTCTTGCAACAGGTTTTGAAGGCTTTAACGGTTATACGTTTGATGCCATGCGTCATGCGTCATTCACGCCTGCATGGGCAGCAGCGGCATTTTTCCTTGCATTCTTCGGGTTTGCAGCAAAGGCAGGCATGATACCTCTGCACGTATGGCTGCCGGAGGCACATCCTGTTGCCCCATCCAATGTTTCTGCACTGATGAGCGGTGTCATGCTGAAGACCGCCATTTACGGGATAGTCCGGGTAGCATTTGACCTCATAAAGGTCTTTCCCTGGTGGTGGGGGGCAATTGTACTTGTCTTCGGCCTGATAACGGCTCTGTTTGGTATCCTCTATGCCATTATGCAGCATGACCTTAAAAAACTCCTTGCATATTCCTCTGTTGAAAATATCGGGATTATCCTGATAGGGATTGGCCTTTCAATGGTTTATGCTTCATTCCACATGCCTGTATTTGCCGCCCTTGCCCTTATAGCCGGCCTTTATCATGCACTTAACCACGCCATGTTCAAGGGTCTGCTATTCATGGGGGCCGGTGCCGTGCTCCATTCAACTCATGAGCGCAGTATGGAGCAGATGGGCGGTCTTATTCACAAGATGCCGTGGACATCCGTCCTATTCCTGTTCGGCTGTATCTCAATTGCCGCACTGCCGCCGTTTAACGGCTTTGTATCTGAATGGCTTACATTCCAGGCATTCCTGCTTTCACCTTCTCTGCCGAGTCAGCTCTTAAAACTGATATTCCCTCTTGCTGCCGCACTACTGGCCCTGACTGCTGCACTTGCGGCACGGTGTTTTGTTAAAGCATACGGTATGACATTCTTGGGACAGTGGCGCGGGCTGAAAACAAGTGTGCATGAAGTAACATGGACGATGAAGGCAGGGATGATATTGAGTGCCATAACATGTCTTGTACTCGGGGTCTTCCCGACCATTGTTATAAGCTGGATGGACATAGTGCCGGAGCAACTGGTAGGTGGAACACTTACAACTACAGCAGGGCAATTCGGATGGCTGTGGCTTACACCCATATCCCATGCGAGGGCGTCCTATTCTGCACCACTTGTGTTAATCATAATACCGGTGATTGTTTTTCTTATTTACATATTTTTGCATACAAGGAAAACGGCCATTCACAGGGGGCCAATATGGGATTGCGGATTTGCAAAGTTGAATACACGGATGCAGTACACAGGAACCTCTTTTTCAATGCCTATCCGCAGGATATTCGGTTTTATCTTCATGATAAAGGAAGATGTGCGTATTGATGGGGGATTGCATAAGGCATTTCCTAAGTCTATCCTATACCGTCTCAGGGTAAGGGACCGCTTATGGGGCTGGTTCTATACACCTGTGGCAGATTCGAGCTTCTGGATAGCTAGGAAGACCGGAAAACTTCAGCAAGGAAGGATACAGATGTATCTTGTTTATTCATTTGTAACGATTATTATACTGCTGGTACTGCTATAATGAATATATTTAATCCGTTCTTGGTTATGTGGTTACAGTTTATTGCCATCCTATTTGCCGCACCTGCGTTTACAGGATGGGTGAGGATGGTGAAGTGCTGGGCACAGGGGCGGACCTCTGCCGGCCTGTTCCAACCATACAGGGACCTTGTTAAACTTTTTTATAAGGATGTAATACTGGCAGAGAATGCATCATGGATATTCCGGTTTACACCTTACATAGTATTCGGTACAACCGTGCTTGCAGGTGCTATAATCCCCATGCTGTCTGTAGAACTACCGCTCTCTGCAACTGCAGATGCCATTGCCCTTGTCGGTCTGTTTACTATTGCCCGCTTTTTTACGGCACTTGCCGGACTGGACATAGGGACTGCCTTCGGAGGGATGGGTTCAAGCAGGGAGAAAACAGTTGCAACACTTGCAGAGCCTGCCATGCTTATGGCCATATTTACCGTGTCCCTTATCAGTCAGTCCACATCACTTTCACAAATGGTAAATGTGATTGCCCACGGAGATTTTGTGCTCAGGCCGTCACTGGCCTTTGCCCTGCTGGCCTTTCTCCTTATTGCACTTGCGGAAACAGGGAGGATACCGGTAGACAATCCGGCAACCCATCTGGAGCTGACCATGATCCATGAGGCTATGATACTTGAATATTCAGGACGTCACCTTGCCCTTATTGAGTGGGCCGGCATGATGAAGCTTTTCCTTTTTGGTACTCTTGGGGTTGCATTGTTCTTTCCCTGGGGTATTGCTGCGGAAGGGGACTTGCTTTCAATTCCTGTTGCCGCGGGTTTACTTATAGTGAAACTATTTATTGCAGGAGTAGGGCTTGTACTGGTAGAAACAGGTTTGGCAAAGATGAGGCTATTCAGGGTACAGGAGTTCCTCGGAAGCGCATTCCTCTTTGCCACACTCGGATTATTATCGTATTTTATGCTGGAATGAAGATAGTAAACATGTAGCAGAAGTAAGAAGCAAGAAGCAAGAAGATAGAAGTAAGACAGTAAATGGCTGCTACCTTCCTCTAATTCCCTCCCCCTTGACGGGGGAGGGATAGGGTGGGGGTGAGCTATGGAGATTTTCGATTACTATGTCAGTAAATTTTGCAGCACAGATAATAAGTGTTCTAGCAGCCCTTGTACTGCTTACGTCTTTTGGACTACTGATTCAAAAGCGGGTATACGGGCTGTTACATCTGTTTGCATGGCAGGGGTTATTTCTTTCCATAAGCACTGCGGTGGTAGGCTATGTGGCCAAACAGCACCACCTGTATATTTCATCAATACTGACACTGGCACTCAAGGTGATAGTTCTACCTTATATCCTCCATACACTGATAGTCCGGCTTAAGATACGTAAAGAGGTTGACACAGTAGTAAACATACCTACTACAATGTTAATGGGGATTGCACTCGTAATATTTTCCTATCACCTTACAGCACCTATCCGGGAACTCTCAACCCTTGTGACCCGTTCTATCATAGCCGTTGCCCTTGCCACAGTTATGCTGGGACTTCTTATGATGATTACAAGGAGACATGCGGTTACACAGATTATAGGGTTCCTTGCACTTGAAAACGGCCTCTTCTTTGCAGCCACCAGCGCAACTTATGGGATGCCCCTTGTTGTGGAGTTAGGCGTGGCACTGGATATTCTGATAGCAGCATTTGTCTTCGGCATATTCTTTTTCCATATCAGTGAGACCTTTGATTCTCTTGATGTTGAGCAGATGGCAAGATTGAAGGAGGAAGAGTAAGTGACACTTATAATCCTGCTCGGGGTCTCATTATTTGCCGCTATAATCCTTGCCTTTGTAGGTGACAGGAGGTTTGCCCCTGAGGTAAATATTCTCGGTTCCGGCGCCACTTTTGTTGCCAGTATTGCCCTTGCAGTACATGTATACTTTGAAGGCTCCATGATTGCCGGAGGAAAGTTCTTCTTTGTTGATGCCTTCAATGTCTACCTTGCTGTGCTTACTGCATTTGTCTCCATGACAACGGCCATATTCAGCAGGAGATACATGAGGCGGGAAAGGGAACACGGCCGTGTCAGCCACTGGGGGATGCGTTTCTATCATGCCATGTTTCAGCTCTTTATCTTTGCCATGCTCCTTGCACTACTGACCAACAATATCGGTGTACTGTGGATTGCCATGGAGCTTGCCACACTCTCAACCGTGTTACTTGTTTCCTTATACAGGACACCTGCTGCAATTGAGGCGGCATGGAAGTATTTCATACTTTGCGGAGTGGGTATAGCACAGGCACTATTCGGTACTGTACTACTCTATTTTGCCGCAGAAAAGGTTCTGGGTGAAGGAGGAGATGCACTCTTATGGACAAACCTGAGTCAGGTCAGCGGACAGCTTGAGCCGACCGTGCTTCGTCTTGCATTCGTCTTCCTTATGGTAGGTTACGGCACAAAGGTAGGTCTGGTTCCCCTTCATAACTGGCTGCCTGATGCACACAGTGAAGGTCCAACGCCTATATCAGCGGTACTATCAGGGCTTCTGCTCAATATTGCACTTTATGCACTGGTCAGATGTAAGGTACTGGTTGACTTGTCTACAGGCACGAATTGGGCAGGAAAGATGATGATGGGGTTCGGCCTTCTATCCATACTCGTTTCATCCTTCGCAATCCTGAGGCGTAAGGATATAAAAAGGATGTTTTCCTACTCATCCATAGAACACATGGGTATAGCAACCTTTGCATTTGGGTTGGGCGGCCCTATTGCAACATTCGGCGGGCTTCTGCACATGCTTGTCCATAGCCTTACAAAATCATCAATATTTTTTACTGTCGGTCATGCATGTCAGATGCACGGGACGCAGGAGATAACCAAGATAAAAGGTCTTATCAAGGGAAACCCGCTGGTCGGCTGGGGAATGATGCTTGGGGTTATGGCTATTGTTGGAATGCCGCCGTTCGGCGTATTTACAAGCGAATTCCTGATACTCACCGCAACCATGAAGGATGCACCATATCTCGCCCCATTCCTTTTACTCGGCCTTGGTGTTGCCTTTGCCGCCCTCTTCAGAAGGGTACAGCCGATGGTTTCAGGGCCTATCCCTGATTACCAGACACCTGTAAAGGCATCACACATACCTGTTATCCTGCACATGGTGCTGGTACTGATTATAGGAATTTACATGCCGGTTTTTTTGTCAGACTGGTTTCATACGGCAGTGGAGCTGTTGAAGTAAGTTAATCAGCAATTCCTGGTGAAATATCAGGCAAGTGCTGTTACAGCGGGGTTAGAAAACCCCGCCTATCGCGATAGGCGGGACATTCTTGTCCCGCATTTGCAAGGGAGACAGGTTTCACATAGAATTGCTGTAAGTTAATAAAAATATGAACACATTAAAAGACATCATTATTACAACACTCAAAGAAGATGCAGTGCAGGATGAACATCAGTATCCAGCATGGGTAACAACCTTTATTGTCCCCAGAAGCCGATTCGTAGAAGCAGCGAGGGCGATGAAGAAGGCTGATGCAAGGCTTGTGGCTGAGTGGGCAACGGATGAAACACTCATGCATACCCCCTCTCCCCTTAATCCCCTCCCGCAAGGGGAGGGGAAATTTGATGAGCAATCAAGGGGAACGGGTGCTAAATTTATTCCCTCCCCCTTGACGGGGGAGGGTCAGGGTGGGGGTGAGCTAAGAGGCTTCGGCATCTTCGCCTGCTTTGCCAAAGCATCAGAATACCTTATTGTAAAAACAAATGCCCCTCCTGACGACCCAACATTTCCAACCCTTACAAAAAAGTTCCCTGCCTCCTTCCGTTTTGAGCGCCAGATACAAAGCCTTATGGGTGTTAATCCTACCGGACATCCTGATAACAGGCCATGGATAAAACATGAAGACTGGCCCAAGGATGCATGGCCATTGAGGAAGGCATTTGACCCATCCATGTACATGGAGAGGGTCACAGGGGAATATAAATTTATCAGGGCAGAGGGCATCGGTGTTTTTGAGATACCTGTTGGCCCTGTCCATGCCGGTATTATTGAACCAGGACATTTCCGTTTTCAGGCTGTTGGTGAGGATATTCTAAACCTTGAAAAGAAACTCGGGTATGTGCATAAGGGGATAGAAAAAAGGTTTGAGGCATTATCATGGGAAGAAGGTGTACGGCTCGCAGGCCGTGTATCAGGGGATACTACTGTAGCCCATAGCCTTGCATACTGCATGGCGGTTGAGGCCATTACAATGCCCGGATGCAAGCCGCCTGAAAGAGGGCTATGGTTACGGGCCCTTATGCTTGAAAGGGAGCGGATAGCAAATCACATTGGCGATATAGGCGGTATATGTAATGATGCAGCCTTTGCCTTTCTTTTGTATCAACTATCGAGGCTTAGAGAGATTGTGCTACGTACAAACTATAAATTGTTCGGCCACCGGCTTATGATGGACAAGGTTGCGATAGGCGGCGTATCTGTTGATATAACCGCAGATGGCATAAATGAGATACTTTCAGAATTGAACCTGATTTCAGACGAGTTTGAAAGGCTTGCCTCTATCTATGATGAAAACCCTTCCCTTGAAGACAGGGTGAGGGACGCAGGTGTACTGGCCCCGGATACTGCAAAGGAGCTTGGTGTGGTAGGGATTACCGCCAGGGCCAGCGGCCAGCCGCTGGATTGCCGTATCCAGAACCCGTTTCCTCCTTACGCTGTGATTGTCCCGAGGATGACAGTTCTTCAGGCAGGGGATGTCCATTCAAGGACATGGGTTAGAGTAGAAGAGGTCAGGGAGTCTATAATTGTCATAAGAAATATACTGACCTCACTTCCTTCGGGTGAGATTAAAACCGGTATCAAATATCCGGCACCTGACACAAGAGGCTTTGCTGTTGTTGAGGGTTGGCGGGGAGAGATAGTTTACTGGATTCAGGCAGGGGAAAAAGGTGAGATAAACAGGTGTATGGTAAGAGACCCTTCCAGTGTAAACTGGCTTGCAGTCGAACAGGCCATCCACGGAAACATAGTACCTGATTTCCCCCTTTGCAACAAAAGCTTTAATCAGTCATATTCAGGGCATGACCTGTGAGAATATAGGTAATGGGTTATTAGGATAGGCGGGGTTTTCCAACCCCGCCGTAAGGATTTCCGAATCGAAAAAGGAGCTACTTAATTGTTACGAATTCTTTATCAGATATTCAGAACCGGCATTGTCACAGAACCGCTGCCCAGCGAGACAGAGGCGGAGATTGAGATTGTCGGTGCAAGGCTGGAAAAGGATATATTAAAACAATTCCAGAGAAGCCTGACAATCAGGTTTGTAGATGCAGGCTCATGCAACGGGTGCGAACTGGAGATTCATGCATTGAGCAACCCAATCTATAACTGCGAACGCTTCGGTATCCACTTCACCGCATCACCAAGATTTGCAGACCTGCTTTTAGTCACAGGCCCTGTTTCAAAAAACATGGAGATCGCCCTCCGCAGGACCTACAACGCCATGCCCAATCCTAAACTTGTTGTTGCAGTGGGCGACTGCGGAAACAATGGAGGAATATTCGGCACCAGCTACGCATCCCTCGGCGGCGTCGGAAACATCATCCCTGTTGATGCCTATGTAAAAGGCTGTCCACCCAACCCCGCTGATCTGCTCAATGGGATTCTTAAAGTTGTGAGCATGTAACCCTAAGAATCCAGACAAACTATGGATATCTATATCCCAGAAGTATCTGTCACATTCAACTGGTAAGGGATCACGTTTCATTACAATATAAATTATTACAAATCTTCAAAAAGTCTGCAATTGTTTTTTGGGGAGTATGGGGTCGGGAAATTTTCGGGTTCATTTGTTGTACCTTATTTTGTATAAATTAACGGAAAGATTTTAGCGGGTTTATCTTGTATAAGCAAGATGCATAAGCATCTTTTCGATGCGCTTGTCATGCGAGGAGAATGGGTCCATACATAATACGGTTTCTTCGCCATAGCCGTCTAATTTAAGATATGTCCAGTCTACACTGTATGATCTGTTTTTCATATTGGCTACACGTATAAAATCACCTCTGAGTTTGGCCCTTGTGTTCTGCGGCGGGTACTCCATAGCATTTGCTATGTCAGTATCTTCAGCAACCCTTTCCACAAGGCCCTCTCTTTCAAGTAGATAATATAAACCTCTGTCTCGTTTAATATCATGATACTGTAAATCCATCATTGCTACTTTTGGGTCATCCCAGTCATATCCCTTCTTATTTCTGTATGAGTTTATAAGCTCATATTTTGTAACCCAGTCAACATATCTTGATAACGCAACAGGGTCTTCATCGAGCTTATCCAGTACATACTCCCACTTTTCCAGGATATCCGATACCACTTTACTCTTTTCCCTGTGGGCAAGATAATTCTGCACAAGGTCGAGATAGACCCTCTGGATTTCAACGGCTGTATAGGATTTGCCATTTTCAAGTTTTACCGTCTTTTTCATGGTCAGATCTTTTGAAATATCTTTAATTGCACGGACAGGGTCATCTAAATCCATCCCTCTTACAGGATAACCATCTTCAATCATCTGAAGGATGAGGGCGGTTGTACCCACTTTTAAATAGGTGGTGTACTCAGACATGTTTGCATCGCCTACGATTATGTGCAGGCGGCGGTATTTCTCAGCATCAGCATGAGGTTCATCCCTTGTGTTTATAATGCTCCTTGAAGAGGTTGTGGAGCATGATATCTTCTGGTTTATATGCTGGGAGCGCTGTGATATGGAATAGTATGTCTTACCTGCCTCTTTCTGAATCTTTCCTGCACCGGAATAGATTTGGCGGGTAACAAAAAAGGGAATTAATCTCTCTGAAAACCTCCAGAAGTCAATATGCCTCGCCACCAGATAGTTTTCATGGCATCCATAAGTATTACCTGCTGAATCTGTATTATTTTTGTAAATAAATATTTCACCGGCTATACCATCTTCATGCATCCGCCTCTCTGCAAGATTCAGAGATGCCTCAAGTATCCGCTCTCCTGCCTTGTCATACACAACAAGGTCAAAGACATTATCACATTCAGGTGTTGCATACTCAGGGTGACAGCCTGTGTCCTGATAAAATCGTGCGCCATTGGGTAGAAAGGCATTTGAAGACCAACTGTTTGATATGATGCCCTCAAAGAGATACCCTAATATCCTCTCAAGGGGGATGGAGTTTTTCTCTTTTGAAGAAAAAATCAATCCATATTCATTTTCTAATCCATATATCCTTGTTTCCATAGAAAATCACCCCATCCCCACCCTAACCCTCCCCTTGAAGGGGAGGGAATAAACTAAGTACCCTCTCCCTCAGGGAGAGCTGCAATTAAATTCCTTCCAAATCCCTCCCCCCTCTTTTGCGGGGGGAGGCAGGAGGGGGGATCGGGGTGAGGGTGGGGTTTTTATTGCCAAGTTCACCCGAAAATTTCTATTTTAATTACAAAGCTCTATTGTTAATTATCTCTTCCCAATTAACTCAGGAGTGTGATTAATTCATCTATCTTAATCCTTCTGAACTTTCTTCCATTCCGACCCCTGTCCAGTACGGCAACTTCCATATTTTCTTTTTCAAGTTTTGTCTTAACCGTTGATTCAAGTGCCTCAACAGATAATTTTAATGACTCTTTAAGGTTCATGCCTGCCCTGTACTTATCTTTTAAAAAGACCTTTACTGCTTCAGACTTGCCGCCTATGACTGCGTACCCCTTTTCATCACAAATATTGCCGTCATATAAAATCCTGTAGATTTCATTTGCCCCGGAGCCGTCATGGACTTCAGCAACGAGTATCTCAACTTCAAGCGGTTTTATCTCTTGACTGAACATAGTTCCCATAGACTGTGAATAGGCATTTGCTAGAGACTTGGCTGAAACATCATCACGACTGTATGCATAACCCTTCAGGTCTGCATGACGGATGCCCGCCTTTCTAAGGCTCTCAAATTCACTGTACTTACCGGCCCCTGCAAATGCAATACGGTCATAGACCTCACTTATCTTATTTAATGAAGCACTCGGATTGTCTGCAAAAAAAAGTATCCCATCTTCATACTCCATAACTATAGTAGACCTCCCCTTTGAGATACCCTTCTGTGCATACTCTGCCTTATCCTGCATCATCTGTTCGGGTGAAACATAATAGGGAAGAGGCATATATTATCTCTCCTTTTTTGCTGACTTCTGTTTATCGCCAATCAGCCGCTTGTAAACGGTTTCAATTGTTACACTGTCTACGTCTTCAATGCCGGT carries:
- a CDS encoding HIRAN domain-containing protein, with translation MLGRSGGIRETDSMEVFLCPQKDKDGKYHVSFFSRGIRYLPKHALEVINSLNPNDQLFIMSDLQNPSDEFAIALRTGEPVTIVGYCPSYLAEDFHSLLKECGPNSLKITVERVNSDAPTQLRLLCSMIAPWPNNFEPCDGELFEVLPERVL
- the hyfB gene encoding hydrogenase 4 subunit B, which produces MSPFILASSSILIVLAVTILVPLFGRNQRLLINVSFPLSAIASCLAVSAGVWTVWKGGSESYILHMGLPDLPFHLRLDSLSGFFLTIVGLLGLFVSIYSIGYVKGFLAHRSVLRLVIFYNLFMAGMLMVILADDALFFLISWEVMAAASYFLVMFEDEKAENRRAAFIYLVVAHVGAIAILLSFGVMAGLATGFEGFNGYTFDAMRHASFTPAWAAAAFFLAFFGFAAKAGMIPLHVWLPEAHPVAPSNVSALMSGVMLKTAIYGIVRVAFDLIKVFPWWWGAIVLVFGLITALFGILYAIMQHDLKKLLAYSSVENIGIILIGIGLSMVYASFHMPVFAALALIAGLYHALNHAMFKGLLFMGAGAVLHSTHERSMEQMGGLIHKMPWTSVLFLFGCISIAALPPFNGFVSEWLTFQAFLLSPSLPSQLLKLIFPLAAALLALTAALAARCFVKAYGMTFLGQWRGLKTSVHEVTWTMKAGMILSAITCLVLGVFPTIVISWMDIVPEQLVGGTLTTTAGQFGWLWLTPISHARASYSAPLVLIIIPVIVFLIYIFLHTRKTAIHRGPIWDCGFAKLNTRMQYTGTSFSMPIRRIFGFIFMIKEDVRIDGGLHKAFPKSILYRLRVRDRLWGWFYTPVADSSFWIARKTGKLQQGRIQMYLVYSFVTIIILLVLL
- a CDS encoding NADH-quinone oxidoreductase subunit H translates to MNIFNPFLVMWLQFIAILFAAPAFTGWVRMVKCWAQGRTSAGLFQPYRDLVKLFYKDVILAENASWIFRFTPYIVFGTTVLAGAIIPMLSVELPLSATADAIALVGLFTIARFFTALAGLDIGTAFGGMGSSREKTVATLAEPAMLMAIFTVSLISQSTSLSQMVNVIAHGDFVLRPSLAFALLAFLLIALAETGRIPVDNPATHLELTMIHEAMILEYSGRHLALIEWAGMMKLFLFGTLGVALFFPWGIAAEGDLLSIPVAAGLLIVKLFIAGVGLVLVETGLAKMRLFRVQEFLGSAFLFATLGLLSYFMLE
- a CDS encoding formate hydrogenlyase — its product is MSVNFAAQIISVLAALVLLTSFGLLIQKRVYGLLHLFAWQGLFLSISTAVVGYVAKQHHLYISSILTLALKVIVLPYILHTLIVRLKIRKEVDTVVNIPTTMLMGIALVIFSYHLTAPIRELSTLVTRSIIAVALATVMLGLLMMITRRHAVTQIIGFLALENGLFFAATSATYGMPLVVELGVALDILIAAFVFGIFFFHISETFDSLDVEQMARLKEEE
- a CDS encoding hydrogenase 4 subunit F, whose product is MTLIILLGVSLFAAIILAFVGDRRFAPEVNILGSGATFVASIALAVHVYFEGSMIAGGKFFFVDAFNVYLAVLTAFVSMTTAIFSRRYMRREREHGRVSHWGMRFYHAMFQLFIFAMLLALLTNNIGVLWIAMELATLSTVLLVSLYRTPAAIEAAWKYFILCGVGIAQALFGTVLLYFAAEKVLGEGGDALLWTNLSQVSGQLEPTVLRLAFVFLMVGYGTKVGLVPLHNWLPDAHSEGPTPISAVLSGLLLNIALYALVRCKVLVDLSTGTNWAGKMMMGFGLLSILVSSFAILRRKDIKRMFSYSSIEHMGIATFAFGLGGPIATFGGLLHMLVHSLTKSSIFFTVGHACQMHGTQEITKIKGLIKGNPLVGWGMMLGVMAIVGMPPFGVFTSEFLILTATMKDAPYLAPFLLLGLGVAFAALFRRVQPMVSGPIPDYQTPVKASHIPVILHMVLVLIIGIYMPVFLSDWFHTAVELLK
- a CDS encoding NADH-quinone oxidoreductase subunit C, producing MNTLKDIIITTLKEDAVQDEHQYPAWVTTFIVPRSRFVEAARAMKKADARLVAEWATDETLMHTPSPLNPLPQGEGKFDEQSRGTGAKFIPSPLTGEGQGGGELRGFGIFACFAKASEYLIVKTNAPPDDPTFPTLTKKFPASFRFERQIQSLMGVNPTGHPDNRPWIKHEDWPKDAWPLRKAFDPSMYMERVTGEYKFIRAEGIGVFEIPVGPVHAGIIEPGHFRFQAVGEDILNLEKKLGYVHKGIEKRFEALSWEEGVRLAGRVSGDTTVAHSLAYCMAVEAITMPGCKPPERGLWLRALMLERERIANHIGDIGGICNDAAFAFLLYQLSRLREIVLRTNYKLFGHRLMMDKVAIGGVSVDITADGINEILSELNLISDEFERLASIYDENPSLEDRVRDAGVLAPDTAKELGVVGITARASGQPLDCRIQNPFPPYAVIVPRMTVLQAGDVHSRTWVRVEEVRESIIVIRNILTSLPSGEIKTGIKYPAPDTRGFAVVEGWRGEIVYWIQAGEKGEINRCMVRDPSSVNWLAVEQAIHGNIVPDFPLCNKSFNQSYSGHDL
- a CDS encoding NADH-quinone oxidoreductase subunit B family protein, producing MLRILYQIFRTGIVTEPLPSETEAEIEIVGARLEKDILKQFQRSLTIRFVDAGSCNGCELEIHALSNPIYNCERFGIHFTASPRFADLLLVTGPVSKNMEIALRRTYNAMPNPKLVVAVGDCGNNGGIFGTSYASLGGVGNIIPVDAYVKGCPPNPADLLNGILKVVSM
- the pafA gene encoding Pup--protein ligase, giving the protein METRIYGLENEYGLIFSSKEKNSIPLERILGYLFEGIISNSWSSNAFLPNGARFYQDTGCHPEYATPECDNVFDLVVYDKAGERILEASLNLAERRMHEDGIAGEIFIYKNNTDSAGNTYGCHENYLVARHIDFWRFSERLIPFFVTRQIYSGAGKIQKEAGKTYYSISQRSQHINQKISCSTTSSRSIINTRDEPHADAEKYRRLHIIVGDANMSEYTTYLKVGTTALILQMIEDGYPVRGMDLDDPVRAIKDISKDLTMKKTVKLENGKSYTAVEIQRVYLDLVQNYLAHREKSKVVSDILEKWEYVLDKLDEDPVALSRYVDWVTKYELINSYRNKKGYDWDDPKVAMMDLQYHDIKRDRGLYYLLEREGLVERVAEDTDIANAMEYPPQNTRAKLRGDFIRVANMKNRSYSVDWTYLKLDGYGEETVLCMDPFSSHDKRIEKMLMHLAYTR
- the prcA gene encoding proteasome subunit alpha, coding for MPLPYYVSPEQMMQDKAEYAQKGISKGRSTIVMEYEDGILFFADNPSASLNKISEVYDRIAFAGAGKYSEFESLRKAGIRHADLKGYAYSRDDVSAKSLANAYSQSMGTMFSQEIKPLEVEILVAEVHDGSGANEIYRILYDGNICDEKGYAVIGGKSEAVKVFLKDKYRAGMNLKESLKLSVEALESTVKTKLEKENMEVAVLDRGRNGRKFRRIKIDELITLLS